The DNA region TAATGCCAAGTACTTTGAAAAAGGGAATCCTGAACAGATCATAACAAGCACTTCAAATTGATGGATACTTTTGGTCTTAATGTCTCTGTACCTCTATTCTTTCTCTTTACAATGGAAATAATATCAACAGCTCTCCTGAAAGGGCTCTTAGACAAATAAAGTTTTGGTATGCTGAAGAAGGCCAAAACAAAATACTAAAAGGCTGTTTGTTAAATATGCATGATCTCTCCCCTACACTGAACAATAGTAAGGCCCCTGGGAACTCAGATGTCCAGGATCAAAGTATATGACTATAGACTTATGCAGTCAAGAACTGTGTTACGGTGCAAATCAACAGGTCAGCAATAGCAAATATAATTTCAGCATTTTCTGACTTGTGAGTGCTTGACAAAAGATGTTTCCTGCAAAAATGTCccaataaatttaattttattgtgcTGCTTCTCCAGTAAATCAAATGATAACAAAGCAAACCATTGTCCTAGAtatactgaagaaataaaatttctggGAGTTCTGATATATACATTTAATTAATTCCAACACCACAGTACACAATGCAaggttaagagaaaaaaaaaagtacttattatttatttcttttgtttcatgttttaCAGAAATTTGGTCTAAGCATCATTTTTGCAAGTGCaataagaaaaatgaacagaacttCTACTCACTCACAGTCTTGTCTAGGCACATCCGACCCAAGTTCCTTATTCTTTGCAATATCTTATGAAATCATGAAGGTAACACTCATATCTTCATAAGCCAAATTATTCTGCATATTCCtccttttcattttatgcaaAGATTTGGTCAATACAAATAACctacaaatatttgttttgattACAAATGCACAATATTCTTTAGTGTGCTTTATTAATATTTCCTGGTTTAAGAAAGCCTAAGCTTCTTTGATTCCACTGCTTTAGCAAACTAAACTGGATGAAATTCATGTAGAAGAGtgataagaagaaaaatagaattcATTTACCAAATATGTCCGTGAGAATCATGCTGAATCTCCTCTGTCCGTTGCTAGTAAAACAGTGtgcataataataaaaatgaatgaacATTTTGGCTAAACATCATGCACTCAGTACTAATACCTAATCCCTAATAACCAAAGAGAGGTGATCCTGGACAAGAACAATAGTCCAAACTCTTTTCACTTCCTCTTCCATTAAATGGTCTgttaaaatattaactaagaatAAAAACACTAGGTTTTATCATTTAATAACATTAACATTTATCATTATAGATGTGCTCCTATTTTACTGTATCAAAAACaaccttttctctgtctttctctctctctcacagaaCAGAGGTTCTAAGACATTGCTGGCCTCAGTGTTTCAGAAAAACATCTGTAGTTGACCACCATTCACTGTtagcagagaaaaaaagtgtGAAGTTCAGCCTTTCATTCTATGGTTTTTTATATTGGATGATACCCATCCATAAAAAGATAATATCAGAATAATATATCATTTATTAGAGGACATGAGAAGGTATATACTCATATTAAAATTTGATTTAAGGGCACTCTCCATCTGCAAATCAATGAGCTATAGCAAGCAATAGCCTTTTACCAAAATGGCCACTAGAGGCCTTCATTTGCTAGGTTCTGTCAGATTTAATAGACAGAATTATGTTGTGTACAGAGGGCCCGGGTCCACCCTAAAGCTCTGTGAAATTCTGTTAACTTCAGTAGCGCAATGTAATCCTCCATGTAAAAAACATCTTGCATGAGCTTCAAATAAACATGTCAAGTTGATTCTCCCTCAGATCATTCTTGAAAAAGGAGAATCAATAAATAATCCAGTTGTGTGATTTGTCACAGGCTAGGCATGGCATTGCCAGAGCGGTGCTTCCTGCACACTTTGGCATGCCAGCCTTCTCCATTGGTGTTGCATTACTACTGATTACGATGTCTTCCAAATGCCTCAGCACGATAACAGTATAGCTCCACGAGATAACCGTGAAAATGAGAACAGCTCCACTGCGCAGCTGTGAGCTTGTTTTGTTTCCAACCCCTGTGGCAGCTCAggattaaatgtatttttattgttctttctCTACTGTTGTTTGAATACAAAGTCAATGTAATTGTGCCTGTAATTTTATTTCTTGCCGCTCCCCTCTGTGAAGTCAGTATTCTCCCACTAGCAGGCTGCTCTAAATATGGCCATGGTCAGTGTGTCAATAATCCCCCTCTTTAAGAGACCTACAAACACTAGTGTTGGGACATTCTTTCTGTTCAGATGTCTAGCTGACGTCTGATGCTTAAAACAGAGCATGCTTTCATCCCTTCATGCATTGTCGTAAACCCCCGATGATTACTCTTAAAAGGGTGCCTCAGCTAGTCAGGGAAACAGTTGCTGACCAAACGAGATATAGCTTACTTGATTCAGCCTTCTTGAATGCCTAAACATTTTTAGTTTTATATCAGCCTGATCAAACGGGACCATGTCTACCTTTGGCTACAGAAGAGAGCTTAGTAAATATGAAGACATTGATGAAGATGAGCTCCTTGCTTCTCTGACCGAAGAGGAGCTGAAGGAattggagagggagctggaggacaTAGAGCCCGACCGTAACCTTCCAGTAGGACAACGGCAAAAGAGTCTGACAGAGAAAACCCCAACAGGGACATTCAGCAGGGAAGCGCTGATGGCCTATTGGGAGAGGGAGACCAGAAAACTCTTAGAACAAGAAAGACTGGGTGCATGTGACAAGGTAAGACACTAAAGCTTTCACTGTTTTCTAAGAATATTTTGGCTTGTTCTTGCATGACATGATTTcacttactgtttttattttctttcagtctcttttaatatttttaagaatgTTGTTAGTGATACTTTTGTGTTTGCTAAAGTGCTATATATTAATTAGCTCAGAGAGTCTTTGCTCTCTCCCTCTGGAAGTACCTTAAAAGCTCAGTTGAGAGCAAAAGAAAATCCTGTAAAAACTACCTACCATTAGTGATTAAAATAGTATAGGAATACAGTTTTAAACGGCTGGGTAGAAATTACTACTAGGTAGTGATGTGGACTTTTGGCTAACTTCTGATGTTGTTTAAAAGCTAATagattgttttttcctttccttaaaaaaaaaaaaaaaaaaaaaaaaggaatggttcCTGAGAAGCATGTCAGGAAGGGAATTTTGAATATGAAGTATGTCAGAAGTGAAGTGGCCAACAGACTTTGTGCTTGCTGCAAGTGAGGTGCACGGCAGTCAGCAGGCTTATGTTGCTTTATTCCTGCTGAGAGCCTTCAGCACAGCGCAGTGTTCTTCTGGCAACTGCTATCAGAGGGCAGTTGTAGAAATTACTTGAAAAATGGCCTGGAATGGAGTGATCAGTCAAAGCATTTATCTATATTCCTCAAAAAGCAACCGATAGTACTTGTTATGCAATTTGTCCCCCAAAATATAAATTACAATAATAAACACTGCTCCCTGAACTACAAATGAGCAGTATAACTTGGCAGGACTGAAGGACTCAGTCCAAAAAGGTGGTGAGTGTTTTCAGTCTAACTTCAGTCCATGTTGGCCTCCCTTGGGCCCTTGCAAAAACAGTTTGTGAGACTGCACTTTTTCAAAAAGCAACTTTTGTTTTCAAAGTCACtccatgtatttttaaagcaaaacgaAGATTTCAGGATGTGTGTGGCTCATCGACTTTTAAGTACTGCTTCATACCAAGTTCTGAATCTGCTTATGGGGACAAGTTTGCTCGcttaaaaaagtatattaaaaaaggtGATGGCAGCCAGTTAGAGGTGAGGGCTCAATCAGAATTTCCAACAGCCTCAATTCTGAGAACACAGTTCATTTGCCCAGGAAATAACTTGCAGTTTGTACACTAGATAAACTATTTTCTTAATCAGAGAAAAATCATCTGGATTAAATTAGCCTATAATAATAATATTCAGAATTGTTTTAAAGTGCTAGTGAATGGTGGTGTAATGTCTTCTTAAGGAAGAACACAGGCCACTAGCTGTCATCAGACCATTACTATCAGCTTGCAAACATCAGCTGCACTCCCTGTTTTGTTAAGCCATAGGGAGGGAACAGCAAGATTAATGTTTAGTTCCAGCTGAATCTTTAACTCCCATCTGGGCAGCTCCAAAGAATGTCCTGAACAGGTCTAGTTCAGTGTCTTATATAATGttaggtgttttttcttttttgttgtttacatGGCATGAGCAGTGGATACTGGCTAAACCTTAAAGTGCATGCAAAAACCATTTTACTTTTTGATCTGATAAGAGAATTTCTAAATGCATCCATAAATATGAAAATGAGCTGATGTAGAAGGCACAAATACTCTCTCCACAGTAAGGAAATTCCTAGTTTCTTTAAAGTGAGCTGCTTCTTGCCCTCACATGTCTGAAAATTAGGCACCTAATCTAACATAATTATTTGGGGTCCTTCTATAGTTAGTGGCGAGAGATTGCCCCCTCCAGAAGGCAAGCATCCTACCTACCTTATAGGTAGCCTTTTAGGCTGAATGACTTGCCTTCCAGAGGTATTTATCTCTCTGTACTGACTATCTTAGGCCTAACTCTTCAACAAGTTGCTACTATAAAGTAAGAGAAAGTCCTGCAAGCTGCCCTCGGCAGTCCATTAGTGAGATGCTAACACAATAACAGAGCGTCCCTCTATACAACTGCTAAGAGAAGAGTGCTCAATTTCAAAACTGTTGTTCAGATTGTTATTAGTTATGACACCAGCTGAAGTATGTGACAGGAAACTGAATCTCCCTTTGCTCCCATAagtgtaaaaaaaagaaattgaaacaatcaagtaatttattttattaatctcGTGTCATCAAAACATACTACCAGTCCATTCAGAGGCACAAACTTCTGCTCATAAGCAATCCTGTTGAAGACTGCATAATATATATACCGAGGTAGATAAAAGTATAGCAAGAAAGAGGCTTTTCTGAATACCTGGTGTTTTCAGCTTTTAGAAGTTTGCATGTATTTACAGAAGCTGCAGATATAAACCTTGATCCCATAACAAACCCTGCTTAAATGCAGCCCTGTTTCTATATGCAGCACAGTGTCTGTTAGCCTAAGGGCCTTCTCACACAGAATTCACTGTACAATCATGGTAATGGGTCCTAACCTGGCAAGTCCTCCACGCATTGAACTCTCTGTGAAGCATACTCAGGACTGACAGGATGCTACATTTATATGTCCTGCTTCGTTGGAATCAAGCTTCGGGGAACATTAGAATTACTGGCTGTTTTGCATATGTCCCAACACAGAAATCTGCTCAGGATTTTGACACAGCACCATGCAATCTGTCGTTACTGGAGGGATTATTTTAACCTTTAACCACATTTTTAGAACCAAATAATTAAGCAATTTTAAAACTGTACATGTTTTCTAAAGATACGCTGTCATTTTAGTAACTTTAGTTTGCCAGAAGTGCAAAATGAGTCATTCTGTCTCCACAGAATGTCCTCAGTCTTTCTTTAGTATTTTACACAGACTGAAATATGAATGTTGATAAAGCAGTGCATGCAGAACAACTATATTTCTGCAAAATTTtatcaaaatttaaaaatgtaaataaaaagatGTATGCTATGGTTTGGTCTAGGAGATTGAAAAGGACATGGGAGATCTTTTGGGGCAAGAGATTTATGGTTGATTGTACTGTGAGGGTCCAGTCGTGGCCTACACAACATTTCCATGCTTCTGGAGTTCTCCAAATGAAGTGTGAGACTTTACTGAGGTAATGATATTTGTTGCTCCTGCGTGTGGAGAATTGTGCTTTGCCACCATGATTGGTAAGAGCACCACACAGAACTTTGAGAAGTGGATCCAAATTTGCCATTTTGGTGCACTAAGCACACTAAAATACCTTGGGGTTTAAACAAGAGCAGTATACTGTGTAGGCAATGAGCTATAACCAGTTACAGTATGGCAGCTGACCTGTGACAGCTGTTTGTGAGCACATTCTTAGCTCTTGGCAAACTTGAAGTGATTTGGGGATTAGTGACATGTGATTACCTGGTACCTGTGGGAATGTGTCTGAATCTTTTCTTCGCAAATAGCTTCCAAGTGTGTGCAGGCTGTATAGTGCATCCAGATTCTTCTCTATGCGAGTCTTGTAATTCTGTATTGTTTTGTATGTCAATATGCATGTTTACACATGCAAACACTATTTATATACTAAATCAGAACATTCTTTAGCCAGTATGGATGTACTAATACATGCATGGAAGTCTGAGCATTGACACAGGTGTTTAATCTTTAGGAAATCAAGAAATTTATTTCTCATAGATCATGTCCATTCTGAAACTGCAGTCTTGTGTCTCTGCTGGCAAGGACCCATCCAGATCTATATTACATCGCCTTGTGAACATGCCAACACATAGAAAGCATGAAGTATATCCATGTTGCAATATCTTATATCAAGTTTTCTCTTGGTAGAAGTCTTTGACATCAGTAAAACTATTTTAATTCGCACTAAGCATTTGTcttctaaagaaaatgaaagaaatagcgACTAAAAGGTATTAGGCACTGAAACAATCTTTCTGTTCTCTTAATTGTCTCTGTTTCTGGggatttatttttagcttttaacATTAACTTGTAtaattttgttggtttttttgtttgtttgtttgttttttgcaaaatgaCAGTAGCTACATTGCTGCAATCATGTTTAACACCCACACCTACTTTCCTGTTCAGGATTCAGAGCAAGAGGAAGACAATGCAGAAGACATTCAAGAAGAATATTTCACAGAGAGCAATAGTGAAGTGTCTGAGGAAGCATATACTGAAGAGgatgaggaagagggagaagatgaggaggaagatgaagatgAAAGTGATGAAGATGagaatgaagaaaagcaaaatgctgcagcTGGTGAAAGAGCTGTGAATTGTGAAGGTGGCAGGAGTTCTGACCACATTAAACGCAAGAAATGTAACAGCCAGAAGGACAGTGAAAGCTTACTCAATGGCCATGATGGAAAAGACACAGACAGTCTGAACTTTAAATCCAGTGCCATCCACCCTTGTGGAAATCCAACAGTTATTGAGGATGCTTTGGAAAAAGTTAGGAACAATGATCCTGACACCACAGAGGTCAATCTGAATAACATTGAAAACATCACTTCACAGATGCTTATACAATTTTCTCAAGCCCTCAGGGACAACACAGTGGTTAAGTCATTCAGTCTGGCTAACACACGTGCTGATGACAATGTTGCAATAGCTATTGCTGGTATGTTAAAGGTGAATGAGCATATAACTAGTCTGAACATTGAGTCAAATTTTATCACAGGCAAAGGGATACTGGCCATCATGCGAGCTTTGCAGAATAACAAGGTCCTAACAGAATTACGATTCCATAATCAAAGGCATATTATGGGCAGCCAGGTGGAAATGGACATAGTTAAACTGTTGAAAGAGAATACCACTCTGGTCAAGCTGGGATACCACTTTGAGCTTGCTGGACCAAGAATGAGTATGACAAGTATCCTGACAAGAAATATGGATAAACAAAGGCAAAAGCGTATGCAGGAGCAACGGCAACAAGAGGCTAGTTGCGATGGAGCGATCAGTCCTAAAACCAAAGTCTTGCAGAAAGGAACTCCTCGGTCTTCACCTTATGTATCACCTAAAAGCTCACCTTGGTCCTCTCCAAAGCTCCCTAAGAAAGCATCACCAATGAAAAGTCAACACCCAGCTCCAGGTACAGCACCTCCacctcccccacctccccctccccctcccccacctcctcctcctcccccagttTTTCCAGAGAAGAAGGTACCAACTAGGAATATAGCTGAGGTCATCAAACAGCAAGAAAGCTCAAAAAAAGCCTTACAAAatggacagaaaaagaagaaaggcaaaaagagcaaaaaacatgAGAACAGcatattaaaagaaattaaagattcTCTAAAATCAGTCTCAGACAGAAAATCAGAAGAAGGTTCACGACCCTCCACTCGACCCTCCACCCCACAAAGGTCTCTCCATGACAATCTTATGGAAGCAATTCGAGCAAGCAGCATAAAACAGTTAAGGCGGGTAAGTAGGAGATCATATTTCAGCAACTGATCATAGCTCAGATATAGCACAAGCTTAATTAATTTtagtacatatatatttaataaagagGATATTTAGAAACATGAACACAAGAAAATACTTGGGAGGAGGCTTTCCTCTTGTTAGGCTTTTCTTGGCacacattttatttcaatttgaTTGTAGTTTTAACAGAAAGTGGGGTACTGCTGCAACTCAGGTTCAGGCTTGTTACAGCAAATGATGCTTAGCACTGGGATCTTGGAAGTGTGCCTGGAACTCAGATAGGAATTTTGCCATCTCTGGAGCATAACACATGGCAAATCTGCTGTCGCAATGCCTCTCAAGAAGTGgacttgctttcttgctctaaTAAATAAACCACTCAGAGCTAATGCCCTTTCAAACAGCTTTAGGcaaaagaggagaggaaggaaatttCAGTTTTATGGAGTAGATGAACATATTTGTAATTATCTATAATGTGCTGAGGTATTATGAAGACTAGATCCTTAGGAACATATATAAATTACAATTACATCTCATCATCATATCACACAGATAAGCGGACAGACAGCTCAGTTGATGATTTCCAGACTGAACAGCAAATGTAATGAGACTCCCCTCCCCTGGTTTTGTAGGTGGAGATTCCAGAGGCCCTTCGGTGAGAACGTAAATGACAGAAGAACCAGAGCACTACAGTGGTCAAGGGGAGGTTACTGATCTGTTCACTGGTGGTAAAATAGACTGTATAGCAAGCTGCTTCCAAAGTACACTCTTAGATTTgaaccatttttcttttcttttaaaagaaatgaaccCACTAAACACTAAACAATGCTTTAAGGATTCATCCACCTTGTAATCTGTAAATatggaaataattttctttttttatttaatgagaTTTCTATTGAGAAATTTCTGCTTATTTAGATATTCTTTTCAATATCTGATTGCACATCACTGTACAAGTTCTTCACACTGAGATGTAATAGTTTACTGGcctgcagtttctttttctttttttccatgaatttacAATAAATGTGGTTTGAAGCTTTTAAGCAGAAACATAATCCTGGATTTCTGTGAGTGTTTGTTTCAAATTTGTAAGCACTAGGG from Apteryx mantelli isolate bAptMan1 chromosome 1, bAptMan1.hap1, whole genome shotgun sequence includes:
- the LMOD2 gene encoding leiomodin-2, with translation MSTFGYRRELSKYEDIDEDELLASLTEEELKELERELEDIEPDRNLPVGQRQKSLTEKTPTGTFSREALMAYWERETRKLLEQERLGACDKDSEQEEDNAEDIQEEYFTESNSEVSEEAYTEEDEEEGEDEEEDEDESDEDENEEKQNAAAGERAVNCEGGRSSDHIKRKKCNSQKDSESLLNGHDGKDTDSLNFKSSAIHPCGNPTVIEDALEKVRNNDPDTTEVNLNNIENITSQMLIQFSQALRDNTVVKSFSLANTRADDNVAIAIAGMLKVNEHITSLNIESNFITGKGILAIMRALQNNKVLTELRFHNQRHIMGSQVEMDIVKLLKENTTLVKLGYHFELAGPRMSMTSILTRNMDKQRQKRMQEQRQQEASCDGAISPKTKVLQKGTPRSSPYVSPKSSPWSSPKLPKKASPMKSQHPAPGTAPPPPPPPPPPPPPPPPPPVFPEKKVPTRNIAEVIKQQESSKKALQNGQKKKKGKKSKKHENSILKEIKDSLKSVSDRKSEEGSRPSTRPSTPQRSLHDNLMEAIRASSIKQLRRVEIPEALR